One window from the genome of Glycine soja cultivar W05 chromosome 12, ASM419377v2, whole genome shotgun sequence encodes:
- the LOC114379423 gene encoding uncharacterized protein LOC114379423 — MELMLVPPPWLEQLLSTTFFTMCENHINTPRNECNMYCLDCKDQAFCFYCKQSWHKDHQVIQIRRSSYHDVVRVVEIQKVLDISGVQTYVINSARVLFLNERPQNQPKTNSVVGSGKSNSHLCEICRRNLLDPFRFCSLGCKLVGIKKNRNASFALSAKKDEEIGRMHEGMPRRLPSKEELREGIHKQVYQSKPSNSHLRPLCSNSRRRKGIPHRAPIGP; from the exons ATG GAATTAATGTTGGTGCCACCACCATGGCTGGAACAACTATTGTCAACCACATTCTTCACCATGTGCGAAAACCACATCAACACACCCAGAAACGAATGCAACATGTACTGCCTCGATTGCAAAGACCAAGCATTCTGTTTTTATTGCAAACAATCTTGGCATAAGGATCATCAAGTAATTCAA ATAAGGAGATCGTCCTATCATGATGTTGTGAGGGTAGTGGAGATTCAGAAGGTTTTGGATATCAGTGGAGTTCAGACGTATGTGATTAACAGTGCTAGAGTTCTTTTCCTGAATGAGAGGCCTCAGAATCAGCCTAAGACCAATAGTGTTGTTGGAAGTGGAAAAAGTAACTCCCATTTGTGTGAAATTTGCAGAAGGAATCTCTTGGACCCTTTTCGTTTCTGTTCTTTGGGATGCAAG ctTGTAGGAATAAAGAAGAACAGGAATGCGAGCTTTGCCTTAAGCGCAAAGAAAGACGAAGAAATAGGGAGAATGCACGAAGGAATGCCAAGAAGGTTGCCATCAAAGGAAGAATTGCGTGAAGGAATCCACAAACAAGTATACCAAAGCAAGCCTTCTAATTCACATCTAAGACCATTGTGTTCAAATTCAAGGAGAAGGAAAGGGATACCTCATAGGGCACCTATAGGTCCATAA